A single Mercenaria mercenaria strain notata chromosome 9, MADL_Memer_1, whole genome shotgun sequence DNA region contains:
- the LOC123546249 gene encoding uncharacterized protein LOC123546249 encodes MDTGAARTVLSSRVYEAMSEGRRPKLVKSGNLRGADGSPITELGKAGFHMKLGPYELEHEVVVDIEDEALLGFDVLMGGKNGPADLLLSIGVIVLDGVEIPCRHVGVGKGPRKVTVADDVLLPGRTETIVDVYVERQTLDDLARDSEFLVEPSEGFKERYNLVMASTLVDINNGPTCKVRVLNHFPVDVTLKQDAHVGAAERIVRIVSVLAEKEHVCEDGNLSRVRRVTCRDRAGPSAVLKEVKPGVGGVPAHLQGLYEKAAGGKSEYEKGRVAELLAKHGDIFSKDEWDIGLTDVAEHAIDTGDAAKIKQRPRRVPLAFAAEKKSAIEDLLKKGVIQKSTSPWASPIVFVRKKSGTVRPCVDYRKVNVLVKQDGFPLPRVQDCLDAVAGMTLFSSFDLTSRYFQIPLKKDDVPKTCKYGLFKMTGCPLD; translated from the coding sequence ATGGACACTGGGGCAGCTAGGACAGTGCTGTCGTCAAGGGTGTACGAGGCTATGAGTGAAGGAAGAAGGCCGAAGCTTGTGAAGTCCGGCAACCTCAGGGGAGCGGATGGGTCGCCAATTACTGAGTTGGGGAAGGCTGGGTTTCACATGAAGCTAGGGCCATACGAGTTGGAACATGAAGTAGTGGTGGATATTGAGGATGAGGCGCTGCTAGGATTTGATGTTCTGATGGGCGGGAAGAATGGACCAGCTGATCTCCTGTTGAGTATAGGGGTTATAGTGTTGGATGGGGTGGAGATACCATGCCGACATGTAGGAGTAGGCAAGGGGCCTAGAAAAGTAACTGTCGCTGATGATGTACTATTACCCGGTAGGACAGAAACGATAGTGGACGTTTACGTTGAGAGGCAGACGCTTGATGATCTGGCTAGAGATAGTGAATTTTTGGTTGAACCTAGTGAAGGCTTCAAAGAACGATACAATTTGGTAATGGCCTCCACTCTGGTGGATATTAATAATGGTCCTACATGTAAGGTACGGGTACTGAACCATTTCCCAGTGGATGTGACTTTAAAGCAGGACGCACACGTCGGTGCTGCTGAGAGAATAGTAAGAATCGTGAGTGTTCTTGCTGAGAAAGAGCACGTATGTGAGGATGGCAATTTGTCCAGGGTCCGGAGGGTTACCTGCAGGGACAGAGCGGGACCTAGTGCTGTCCTTAAAGAGGTGAAGCCTGGAGTGGGTGGGGTGCCAGCTCACTTACAGGGACTTTATGAGAAGGCAGCAGGAGGTAAGAGTGAGTATGAGAAAGGCAGAGTGGCGGAGCTCCTTGCAAAGCATGGTGACATATTTTCCAAGGATGAATGGGACATTGGCCTGACGGATGTAGCCGAGCACGCAATCGACACGGGTGACGCAGCAAAAATCAAACAGAGGCCGAGGCGTGTGCCTTTAGCATTTGCAGCCGAGAAGAAGTCTGCTATAGAGGACTTATTAAAGAAAGGTGTCATTCAGAAGAGCACATCGCCTTGGGCAAGCCCAATTGTGTTTGTCAGGAAGAAGTCGGGGACTGTTCGACCCTGTGTAGATTACAGGAAGGTGAATGTGCTGGTGAAACAAGATGGCTTCCCACTGCCTAGGGTACAGGACTGTCTTGATGCAGTGGCAGGAATGACACTCTTCAGCTCATTTGATTTGACCTCTAGGTATTTTCAAATCCCCTTAAAAAAGGATGATGTCCCCAAAACATGCAAATATGGCCTGTTTAAGATGACCGGATGCCCTTTGGATTAA